A single genomic interval of Natronolimnobius sp. AArcel1 harbors:
- the gatD gene encoding Glu-tRNA(Gln) amidotransferase subunit GatD gives MNPGDRVRVDRADRTYEGVLLPSSTDDHLVVKLEGGYNVGIDRDDADIDVLESDVYEIDGADSVGSDEASEIEFDDDLPTISLISTGGTIASTVDYRTGAVTAQFDAEDVLRAVPDLAGRANYRGRVVANILSENMEPPLWQDLAQAVHEEIENGADGVVVMHGTDTMQYSAAALSFMLETPVPIVFTGSQRSADRPSSDNVMNAVSAVEAAQSDCAEVLVCMHASESDDSCALHRGTRVRKNHTSRRNAFETVGAEPLGTVDYDSETVDFQRDYQQRGETDLALEESLESDVELLKFTPGMDPAFLDVVEGSEGLIIEGTGLGHVHTDLIPRIEELINDGTTVVMTSQCLEGRVCDRVYDTGRDLLEAGVLEAGDTLPGTAKVKLMWALEHSENVEEAMQTSLAGELQERSVPWE, from the coding sequence ATGAATCCAGGCGATCGCGTTCGCGTCGACCGCGCGGATCGCACGTACGAAGGCGTCTTGCTCCCCTCGAGCACCGACGACCACCTCGTCGTCAAACTCGAGGGCGGATACAACGTCGGTATCGACCGCGATGACGCGGACATCGACGTGCTCGAGTCGGACGTCTACGAAATCGACGGTGCGGATTCGGTAGGCAGCGACGAAGCCTCCGAGATCGAGTTCGACGACGACCTGCCAACCATTTCGCTCATCTCGACCGGCGGCACCATCGCGTCGACGGTCGACTACCGCACGGGCGCGGTGACGGCACAGTTCGACGCTGAAGACGTGCTCCGAGCCGTTCCCGACCTTGCCGGTCGCGCAAACTATCGCGGGCGCGTCGTCGCAAACATCCTCTCGGAGAACATGGAACCGCCGCTCTGGCAGGATCTCGCACAGGCCGTCCACGAGGAGATCGAAAACGGCGCTGATGGCGTCGTCGTCATGCACGGCACCGACACGATGCAGTACTCCGCCGCCGCGCTCTCCTTTATGCTCGAGACGCCCGTTCCAATCGTCTTTACGGGCTCCCAGCGCTCGGCTGATCGGCCATCCTCGGATAACGTAATGAACGCAGTGTCGGCCGTCGAGGCCGCACAGAGCGACTGCGCAGAGGTGCTCGTCTGCATGCACGCCTCCGAGAGCGACGACAGCTGTGCACTCCACCGGGGCACCCGCGTCCGCAAGAACCACACCTCCCGACGCAACGCATTTGAAACCGTTGGCGCAGAGCCACTCGGCACCGTCGATTATGACTCCGAAACCGTCGACTTCCAGCGGGACTACCAGCAGCGCGGCGAGACGGACCTCGCACTCGAGGAGAGCCTCGAGAGCGACGTCGAACTGCTCAAGTTCACGCCCGGCATGGACCCCGCGTTCCTCGACGTCGTCGAGGGAAGTGAGGGACTCATCATCGAAGGCACCGGCCTCGGGCACGTCCACACTGACCTGATCCCGCGCATCGAGGAGTTGATCAACGACGGGACGACTGTCGTCATGACCAGCCAATGTCTCGAGGGCCGGGTCTGTGACCGGGTCTACGATACGGGTCGAGACCTCCTCGAGGCGGGCGTTCTCGAGGCCGGCGACACGCTCCCTGGCACTGCGAAGGTCAAACTCATGTGGGCGCTCGAACATAGTGAGAACGTCGAGGAGGCTATGCAAACCTCGCTGGCGGGCGAACTGCAGGAACGCTCCGTTCCCTGGGAATAG
- a CDS encoding ArsR family transcriptional regulator — protein sequence MDSAVLLDLLGNENRRRILRLLARKPCYVTEISDYLGVSPKAVIEHLRKLEEAGLIESRVDDQRRKYFHIARNVRLEVNVSPYGFASKSAYPANNSFDITSCRHLSLDIAWDDADELNGLLRTLEDLEQLENELSLAQRWVQGRLCDVLDDISEAVGTDPESRIYADLLAAIRAEPRAVGELSRDIDAPREVVAELLEVLADEGIVQRTERGWELTTTA from the coding sequence ATGGACTCCGCCGTGTTGCTGGATTTGTTGGGAAACGAAAATCGAAGACGCATCCTTCGGTTACTCGCCCGCAAGCCATGTTACGTCACGGAAATCTCTGACTACCTCGGTGTGAGTCCCAAAGCGGTCATCGAACACTTGCGAAAACTCGAGGAGGCCGGCTTGATCGAGAGTCGCGTCGATGACCAGCGCCGAAAGTACTTCCATATCGCCCGTAACGTTCGTCTCGAGGTGAACGTCTCCCCGTATGGCTTTGCGAGCAAGAGCGCGTATCCGGCTAACAACAGTTTTGACATTACGTCCTGTCGGCATCTTTCGCTGGATATCGCCTGGGATGACGCCGACGAACTCAATGGCCTCTTGCGGACTCTTGAGGATCTCGAGCAACTCGAGAACGAACTGTCGCTCGCCCAGCGGTGGGTACAGGGGCGACTCTGTGACGTGCTCGATGACATTTCGGAGGCGGTCGGAACGGACCCCGAAAGTCGAATTTACGCTGATCTGCTGGCCGCTATTCGAGCAGAGCCACGCGCCGTCGGTGAGCTGAGTCGAGACATTGATGCACCTCGTGAGGTCGTCGCAGAGTTGCTCGAGGTACTGGCCGACGAGGGGATCGTCCAGCGGACCGAACGCGGCTGGGAGCTGACGACGACGGCGTAA
- a CDS encoding DUF5802 family protein, producing the protein MFELFSQSYYLGRLYVTPTDHNRALMHRDQHERLNEQVYATGDGIEALDSPLVMKLESQHFPVHGDEGVPANTLALPEPLLEGADLRNPPSLREIFLARRERAQQLLAYAGGLTATPDEHTTN; encoded by the coding sequence ATGTTTGAGCTCTTCTCACAGAGCTACTATCTGGGCCGCCTCTATGTGACGCCCACCGACCACAATCGGGCACTCATGCACCGCGACCAACACGAGCGATTGAACGAGCAGGTGTATGCGACCGGCGACGGCATCGAAGCGCTCGACTCACCACTCGTCATGAAACTCGAGTCCCAGCACTTTCCAGTACACGGCGACGAAGGCGTCCCCGCGAATACGCTTGCACTCCCAGAACCGCTGCTCGAGGGAGCCGACCTGCGGAATCCGCCCTCGCTCCGAGAGATTTTTCTGGCACGGCGCGAACGGGCACAGCAGTTGCTCGCATACGCCGGTGGGCTAACAGCAACCCCGGATGAGCACACGACTAACTGA
- a CDS encoding RlmE family RNA methyltransferase has product MTRKDDYYNRAKQQGYRSRAAYKLKQLDELEHVIDEGDTVVDLGAAPGGWLQVAAQKVGPQGKVIGVDLQRIKNFDDDIDDRIETLRGDMTQERTRERVLDAAGGDVDVVVSDMAPNMSGEYSLDQARSLYLARQAYETSLELLGPDGDLVVKIFEGPDVDEFKADVEDDFQYVRVTSPKASRKSSSEVYFIAKGRLTAPVRTGDELEVEIVDVGGEGDGIASVEGYRLFVPDAEEGETITVRVDDVKPNFGFAQRLES; this is encoded by the coding sequence ATGACACGAAAAGACGACTACTACAATCGGGCGAAACAGCAAGGCTACCGCTCTCGAGCGGCGTACAAACTCAAACAACTCGACGAACTCGAGCACGTCATCGACGAGGGCGATACGGTCGTCGACCTCGGGGCGGCACCCGGCGGCTGGCTCCAGGTTGCCGCACAGAAGGTTGGCCCGCAAGGCAAAGTCATCGGCGTCGACCTCCAGCGGATCAAAAACTTCGACGACGATATCGACGACCGGATCGAGACGCTTCGCGGCGATATGACCCAAGAGCGAACACGCGAACGCGTCCTCGATGCAGCAGGCGGCGACGTTGACGTGGTCGTCTCCGACATGGCACCTAACATGTCCGGCGAGTACTCGCTGGATCAAGCCCGCTCACTGTATCTCGCCCGTCAGGCCTACGAAACCTCACTCGAGTTACTCGGCCCCGATGGTGATTTGGTTGTGAAGATTTTCGAGGGTCCGGACGTCGACGAGTTCAAAGCCGACGTCGAAGATGACTTCCAGTACGTGCGCGTCACGAGTCCCAAAGCCTCGCGAAAATCCTCCTCCGAGGTGTACTTCATCGCGAAAGGGCGGCTCACCGCACCCGTCCGCACCGGCGACGAACTCGAGGTCGAGATCGTCGATGTTGGCGGCGAGGGTGATGGTATCGCCTCCGTTGAGGGCTATCGGCTGTTCGTTCCGGACGCCGAAGAAGGCGAGACCATCACTGTTCGTGTCGATGACGTCAAACCCAACTTCGGATTCGCACAGCGACTCGAGTCTTAA
- a CDS encoding ribbon-helix-helix protein, CopG family — protein sequence MPKISVEIPQELLEDLDSHVGDDGKFVNRSDAIRASIRKNLDILDEIDERHDRLTDDES from the coding sequence ATGCCAAAAATTAGCGTGGAAATCCCACAGGAGCTGCTCGAGGATCTCGATTCACACGTCGGCGATGACGGGAAGTTTGTCAACCGAAGCGACGCGATCCGCGCGTCAATCCGGAAAAATCTCGATATTCTCGACGAGATCGATGAGCGCCACGACCGACTGACGGACGACGAGAGTTAA
- a CDS encoding twin-arginine translocase subunit TatC — translation MSSAVDEDTVRAVHSGRETLGAILSSAQTHLQKVFIVFVIGFIGSFYALRVFIWDFLEATATAEMDQYVADATQIITRTPFEVILLQAKIGMLVGVIVAIPALLYYSRDALRKRGVNSVVPVSRGYLAALVITSMTLFWVGVAYAYAVFFPFAFDFLGAVAFDAGVNPSWGITEFTEFIALLTLSFGLAAQLPLFMSVLSYTEIISYETFRDKWRHAIVGITVFGALFSPPDPFTLIMWMLPLVALYAFSLGLAKIVANIRRRGAAELDGGTALMKQRVLQFAGIIGLTTTAVTIYLNQNGLERTEELLYPLLPAGIRPSSSLELSFGLETLPAEHGLLGDAAVAGIIALGLGVVLLVGYMVNILQSPVYPREGDIRAAETPDDVDFNTLAVGDIEEVPAPVFLAMTEDQAMDYARQAMYDDNREKAQTIIDRFDTLHEQQKTADNPADVNFDVLDADDIGELSDSVFLTMTEDEALEHSRQAMHDENRTKAEAILNRFDALEDEREDADLEDAGGEEAGAAAGDDGVGDDDDEGSLFSSTAAGMLDPFTEEETTEDDIGGYAYDLAFIVDSLTSKTIYIVGMFMAVLGGTFLAMYQGGFGIVLAQFVDRIPASVLAEVTDQSEAEIAAADSSEQMTDIIGELGLVIALHPVEVLIFMVKVSTILAIISVLPMILYWAWPAAKERGLVRGDPRVFLVWGGTIFAGFGMGLFLGFYWIAPTVISYLITDALRNQMEVTYRINSFSWLVIYTTIGVGFLFNIIVTMALFHVGKIVHYRTMLKAWRPVVVGIFTVAAIASPKGILTMLLVAIPIALTYMLGLAILYLFTAGGRLFGGGGGGSATEPEPETDATAAN, via the coding sequence ATGAGTTCTGCCGTCGACGAGGATACCGTCCGCGCAGTTCACTCCGGGCGGGAGACGCTCGGTGCGATACTCTCGAGTGCGCAAACACACCTCCAGAAGGTGTTTATCGTCTTTGTCATCGGCTTTATCGGCTCGTTTTACGCCCTTCGGGTCTTTATCTGGGACTTTCTCGAGGCGACGGCAACAGCGGAAATGGACCAGTACGTCGCCGATGCGACACAAATCATTACGCGCACGCCGTTCGAGGTCATCCTCTTACAGGCGAAAATCGGGATGCTTGTCGGTGTCATCGTCGCGATTCCGGCGTTGTTGTACTATTCACGCGATGCGCTTCGAAAGCGCGGCGTCAACTCTGTTGTTCCGGTCTCACGCGGGTATCTGGCCGCGCTCGTTATAACCTCAATGACGCTGTTCTGGGTCGGCGTCGCCTACGCGTACGCAGTCTTCTTCCCATTCGCGTTCGACTTCCTCGGTGCGGTTGCGTTCGATGCCGGCGTGAACCCAAGCTGGGGTATTACCGAGTTTACCGAGTTCATTGCGCTGCTAACGCTTTCGTTCGGACTGGCAGCACAACTGCCGCTGTTTATGAGCGTCCTTTCGTACACTGAGATCATTTCCTATGAGACGTTCCGCGATAAGTGGCGCCACGCAATTGTCGGCATCACCGTTTTCGGGGCTCTTTTCTCCCCACCGGATCCGTTCACGCTGATCATGTGGATGCTGCCACTGGTCGCTCTCTATGCGTTCAGTCTCGGTCTCGCGAAAATCGTCGCTAACATCCGCCGACGCGGCGCAGCCGAACTCGACGGCGGCACCGCCCTGATGAAACAGCGCGTCCTCCAATTCGCTGGCATCATCGGACTGACGACCACTGCGGTAACGATCTATCTCAATCAGAACGGCCTCGAGCGCACGGAAGAACTCCTCTACCCATTGCTGCCGGCTGGCATCCGACCGAGCAGTTCGCTCGAGTTGAGTTTCGGTCTCGAAACACTACCGGCTGAACACGGCCTGCTCGGTGATGCGGCCGTCGCGGGCATCATCGCGCTCGGGCTCGGAGTCGTGTTGCTCGTCGGCTACATGGTCAACATCCTGCAGTCGCCGGTGTATCCGCGCGAAGGCGACATTCGTGCAGCCGAAACGCCGGACGATGTCGACTTCAACACGCTCGCAGTCGGCGATATCGAGGAGGTTCCAGCGCCGGTCTTCCTCGCGATGACCGAAGACCAGGCAATGGACTATGCCCGGCAGGCGATGTACGACGACAACCGGGAGAAAGCCCAGACCATCATCGACCGGTTCGACACGCTGCACGAACAGCAAAAAACGGCGGACAACCCCGCCGACGTCAACTTCGACGTCCTCGATGCCGACGATATTGGCGAGCTTTCGGATTCGGTCTTCCTCACGATGACCGAAGATGAGGCTCTCGAGCACTCTCGGCAGGCGATGCACGACGAGAATCGGACGAAAGCCGAAGCGATTCTCAACCGCTTTGACGCACTCGAGGACGAACGCGAGGACGCCGACCTCGAGGATGCAGGCGGCGAAGAGGCAGGGGCGGCTGCAGGCGACGATGGCGTTGGTGATGACGATGATGAGGGGAGTCTCTTCTCGAGTACGGCAGCGGGCATGCTTGATCCGTTCACCGAGGAGGAGACGACGGAGGACGACATTGGGGGCTACGCGTACGATCTGGCCTTTATCGTGGACAGCCTGACCTCGAAGACGATCTACATCGTCGGCATGTTCATGGCTGTCCTCGGTGGCACCTTCCTTGCAATGTATCAGGGCGGGTTCGGGATCGTCCTGGCGCAGTTCGTCGACCGTATCCCGGCCAGTGTGCTCGCTGAGGTCACGGATCAGAGTGAAGCAGAAATCGCCGCTGCAGATTCATCGGAGCAGATGACCGATATAATCGGTGAACTCGGCTTAGTCATCGCGTTACACCCCGTCGAAGTGCTGATCTTCATGGTGAAGGTGAGTACGATCCTTGCGATCATTTCCGTGTTGCCAATGATCCTCTACTGGGCGTGGCCCGCAGCCAAAGAGCGCGGCCTCGTCCGCGGTGACCCGCGCGTGTTCCTCGTCTGGGGCGGCACCATCTTCGCCGGCTTCGGGATGGGGCTGTTCCTTGGCTTCTACTGGATCGCGCCGACGGTCATTTCGTATCTCATCACTGACGCCCTCCGGAACCAGATGGAAGTCACCTACCGGATCAACAGCTTCTCGTGGCTCGTGATCTACACGACCATCGGCGTTGGCTTCCTGTTCAATATCATCGTCACGATGGCGCTGTTCCACGTCGGGAAGATCGTCCACTACCGGACGATGCTGAAAGCCTGGCGTCCGGTCGTCGTCGGGATCTTCACCGTCGCCGCAATCGCCAGCCCGAAGGGCATCTTAACGATGTTGCTCGTCGCGATTCCGATTGCGCTGACGTACATGCTCGGACTCGCCATCCTGTACTTGTTCACCGCGGGTGGCCGCCTGTTCGGCGGCGGTGGCGGTGGGAGCGCAACCGAGCCGGAGCCGGAGACGGACGCAACGGCGGCGAACTAA
- a CDS encoding twin-arginine translocase subunit TatC, whose amino-acid sequence MSDELAASGDPDPASARTQPHERADERVLPDGGQPESDDDADEDFDADGGADGDETPPVETDGEGVVSPEAETGEPPYPDYPDPDEDDDLGGLETPPDDQEMPLADHIEEMVLRMAFVLLFASAGTAVGLLFASDAIGYIWADIFPAAADEAPPPHIYHPLELWLTRIKLSALLGIMVGLPAFVYQCYKFMKPGLYPHERKYYLAAVPTSVILGALGMLFSYVLVLPLLFEYFTFYAEGSADIAYALGETFDLVITLTGFLAIVFQIPLFMMLAIMMGVTTRRWLADKRLYFWAGFFGLSFMFTMDPTMMAPIFVAITMILLFEGTLLILKWVGKE is encoded by the coding sequence ATGTCGGATGAGTTGGCGGCTTCGGGGGATCCCGACCCAGCGAGCGCACGCACCCAGCCACATGAACGGGCTGACGAGCGTGTACTCCCCGACGGCGGGCAACCCGAATCCGATGATGACGCGGACGAGGATTTCGATGCAGACGGAGGCGCGGACGGCGACGAAACTCCGCCGGTCGAAACCGACGGCGAAGGCGTCGTGAGTCCGGAGGCAGAAACCGGGGAGCCCCCCTATCCGGACTATCCGGACCCCGACGAAGACGACGACCTCGGCGGTCTCGAGACGCCGCCGGACGACCAGGAGATGCCGCTGGCCGACCACATCGAGGAGATGGTGCTTCGGATGGCCTTCGTCCTGTTGTTCGCCTCCGCCGGCACGGCCGTCGGATTGTTGTTTGCCTCGGATGCCATCGGCTACATCTGGGCAGATATCTTCCCGGCTGCAGCCGATGAAGCTCCCCCGCCACACATTTATCACCCACTCGAGCTGTGGCTGACCCGAATTAAGCTCTCGGCGCTGCTTGGCATCATGGTCGGCTTGCCGGCCTTCGTCTACCAGTGCTATAAGTTCATGAAACCGGGGCTGTACCCCCACGAGCGCAAGTACTACCTCGCGGCAGTCCCGACGAGTGTCATCCTTGGCGCACTTGGGATGTTGTTCTCGTACGTGCTCGTGTTGCCGCTGCTGTTCGAGTACTTCACGTTCTACGCGGAAGGAAGCGCAGACATCGCCTACGCGCTCGGTGAGACGTTCGATCTGGTCATTACGCTGACTGGGTTCCTCGCAATCGTCTTCCAGATTCCGCTGTTCATGATGCTCGCGATCATGATGGGTGTAACGACCCGGCGCTGGCTCGCAGACAAGCGTCTGTACTTCTGGGCTGGCTTCTTCGGGCTCTCCTTTATGTTCACCATGGACCCGACCATGATGGCACCCATCTTCGTCGCGATCACCATGATCTTGCTGTTCGAAGGCACCCTGTTGATCCTGAAATGGGTCGGTAAGGAATAA
- the nasA gene encoding assimilatory nitrate reductase NasA gives MTDLVPTTCMRCAVGCGHVQRPVEQGYGLDVVRGDATHPVNNGLACQRGIRETADPDGEWLTRPLVRRDGDLVPTTLENALERAAEGLDGALEGGPERVAVLGSGQQTNEAAYALGKLARGGFGTPYYDANTTLCMASAVTAYYDAFGSDAPPPTYDDIPEANTHLVWGANPAAAHPVMFRWINQSADEDDSELIVVDPIASETTEVADHHVPLEPGGDLALARAVLAHVLETDRVDETFVDEETTGFADLQASLPAAETAAERAGVSMADVEHIAAALEDPTLLYWGMGINQSVNGTAAAGALIDLCLATGNLGPGSGPFSLTGQANSMGTRVCSSKGTWPGHRPFDDPEHRQDVAAAWDVPESRLPETPGPGPVGIVDAIGDDVEAVYAVATNPVAGMPDTTHVRDQLEDAFLVVQDSFRSETVELADVVLPAATWGESEGTTTNMERTVARVRAATETPGGIKTDLELIGALATRTVPGLFDDGLEPEAVFNELAALTAGTPADLSGISYPRLEAESAVRWPAPAPDVSAGYRYYEGPDYTESDSATETAAGGDSWSFPTPSGCARFSSGTAHPLPESTDDSYPLTLTTGRQPDAYNTGVRTRESAPPVARVSPATAAALVDELEHIETTGLEAGDDASTTYGRVVSRRASVPVRVDTDEAIPDGIVWLPIHHPGINKLTVSDVDPRSKEPNYKQCAVRLEPPQDADAIAIAEARA, from the coding sequence GTGACTGATCTCGTCCCGACGACGTGTATGCGGTGTGCGGTCGGCTGTGGGCACGTTCAACGGCCCGTCGAGCAGGGCTACGGTCTTGACGTCGTTCGCGGCGATGCGACACATCCGGTAAATAACGGTCTCGCCTGCCAGCGTGGCATTCGCGAGACTGCCGACCCAGACGGCGAGTGGCTCACCCGCCCGCTCGTTCGCCGTGACGGCGACCTCGTCCCGACGACGCTCGAGAACGCCTTAGAGCGCGCCGCGGAAGGGCTCGACGGCGCACTCGAGGGTGGTCCAGAACGCGTTGCGGTGTTGGGAAGCGGCCAGCAGACCAACGAGGCAGCCTACGCGCTGGGGAAACTAGCTCGAGGCGGGTTCGGGACACCGTACTACGACGCCAACACGACGCTGTGTATGGCCTCGGCGGTTACCGCCTACTACGATGCGTTCGGGAGCGACGCGCCGCCACCGACGTACGACGATATTCCCGAGGCGAACACGCACCTTGTCTGGGGCGCGAACCCGGCCGCCGCCCACCCGGTCATGTTCCGCTGGATCAATCAGTCCGCAGACGAGGACGACTCGGAACTGATCGTCGTTGATCCCATCGCGAGCGAGACGACCGAGGTCGCAGATCACCACGTGCCACTCGAGCCCGGCGGCGATCTCGCGCTCGCTCGAGCGGTTCTCGCACACGTACTCGAGACCGACCGCGTCGATGAGACGTTCGTTGATGAGGAAACTACGGGCTTTGCGGACCTGCAAGCGTCGTTGCCAGCCGCCGAAACTGCCGCGGAGCGTGCTGGCGTCTCGATGGCCGATGTCGAACACATCGCGGCTGCACTCGAGGACCCCACACTGCTGTACTGGGGAATGGGAATCAACCAGAGCGTCAACGGCACCGCAGCCGCGGGCGCGCTGATCGATCTGTGTCTGGCGACGGGGAATCTCGGCCCCGGCTCCGGCCCGTTCTCGCTGACTGGGCAGGCGAACTCGATGGGCACGCGCGTCTGTTCCTCGAAAGGAACCTGGCCCGGACACCGACCGTTTGACGACCCGGAGCACCGCCAGGACGTCGCAGCCGCCTGGGACGTACCCGAATCCCGACTGCCCGAAACGCCGGGTCCCGGCCCCGTGGGCATCGTCGACGCAATCGGTGACGATGTCGAGGCCGTCTACGCGGTCGCGACGAACCCCGTTGCGGGGATGCCCGATACGACACACGTGCGCGACCAACTCGAGGATGCGTTCCTCGTCGTCCAGGACTCGTTCCGAAGCGAGACAGTCGAACTCGCAGATGTGGTCCTGCCGGCAGCGACCTGGGGAGAGTCCGAGGGAACGACGACCAATATGGAACGAACCGTTGCCCGCGTTCGCGCCGCGACGGAGACGCCAGGTGGCATCAAGACGGACCTCGAGCTGATCGGCGCGCTTGCAACCCGAACCGTTCCGGGCCTGTTCGACGACGGGCTCGAGCCTGAAGCAGTCTTCAACGAACTTGCCGCCCTCACTGCGGGAACGCCGGCGGATTTGTCGGGCATTAGCTACCCGCGACTCGAGGCTGAGTCGGCGGTTCGCTGGCCAGCACCCGCCCCGGATGTGTCGGCTGGCTACCGATACTACGAGGGGCCGGATTACACGGAGAGCGACTCGGCGACAGAGACCGCGGCCGGAGGCGACTCGTGGTCGTTCCCAACGCCATCCGGTTGCGCGCGATTCTCGAGTGGGACCGCCCACCCGCTCCCGGAGTCGACCGACGACTCATATCCGTTGACGCTGACGACCGGGCGACAACCGGACGCGTACAACACTGGCGTTCGGACGCGCGAATCAGCCCCACCAGTTGCTCGTGTCAGTCCCGCGACGGCAGCTGCTCTGGTCGACGAACTCGAGCATATCGAGACGACCGGTCTCGAGGCCGGGGACGACGCATCCACGACGTACGGTCGCGTCGTCTCTCGTCGCGCGTCGGTACCTGTTCGTGTCGACACTGACGAGGCGATTCCCGATGGCATCGTCTGGCTGCCGATTCACCACCCTGGAATCAACAAACTGACAGTTTCTGATGTCGATCCTCGCTCGAAAGAACCAAACTACAAGCAGTGTGCCGTTCGCCTCGAGCCACCGCAAGATGCTGACGCGATAGCCATCGCAGAAGCGAGAGCATAG
- a CDS encoding MFS transporter has translation MASESSGPTIRGTPKQALSILTFGYFVGFAGVVVYGPVASEFENVLGLSGVLLGLLVAAPQLTGSLLRIPFSAWADSVGAKKPFSILLGLSVVGMGGLLGILMTTYPDGLTMVHYPLIFFFGALSGCGIAAFSVGITDISYWYESRRRGTMLALFAGLGTLSPGLFTIVSPFALESIQLTGTYALWFGFLLVGTAIFVTFAVDSPYFQLRKQGLDEAEAKARAEDVGQELFPNGDALESIKQAAALPRSWLLTLMFFVSFGGYLALTTWLPSYWHNFHGLDLRTAGVVTALAFTLSSPLFRASGGAISDRFGGEITTIGSFVLVVCSTVVLIFVSHLHLAIAATVVLGAGMGIASAAIYQLLPRYVPEAVGGASGLVGGLGGFGGFVVPPILGLFVDVQGVSGYATGFVVYLLLGLLALIIAGSLYRSSETAAPSQTPAPADD, from the coding sequence GTGGCGTCTGAATCGAGCGGTCCAACGATTCGTGGAACGCCAAAGCAGGCGCTTTCGATCCTGACGTTCGGCTACTTCGTCGGATTCGCCGGTGTGGTCGTCTACGGGCCCGTCGCAAGCGAGTTCGAGAACGTCCTGGGCCTGTCGGGCGTCTTGCTCGGCCTGCTCGTCGCTGCACCACAGTTGACCGGCTCGCTACTGCGAATTCCCTTCAGCGCGTGGGCCGACAGTGTCGGCGCCAAAAAGCCATTTAGCATCCTCCTTGGGCTGTCAGTAGTCGGCATGGGCGGCTTGCTGGGTATTCTGATGACGACGTACCCCGACGGGCTGACGATGGTCCATTACCCGCTCATCTTCTTCTTCGGCGCGCTCTCAGGCTGTGGGATCGCGGCGTTCTCCGTCGGCATTACCGACATCTCCTACTGGTACGAGTCACGTCGCCGCGGGACGATGCTCGCGCTCTTTGCCGGCCTCGGGACGCTCTCACCCGGCCTGTTTACCATCGTCTCGCCGTTTGCCCTCGAGTCCATCCAGCTGACGGGGACGTACGCGCTGTGGTTTGGTTTCCTCCTCGTTGGGACCGCGATTTTCGTCACGTTCGCCGTCGACTCACCCTATTTCCAGTTGCGCAAACAGGGCCTCGATGAAGCCGAAGCGAAAGCTCGCGCCGAAGACGTTGGACAAGAACTGTTCCCGAACGGTGATGCACTCGAGTCGATCAAACAGGCGGCGGCGCTCCCGCGGTCGTGGCTGTTGACGCTGATGTTTTTCGTCTCCTTCGGCGGCTATCTCGCACTGACGACCTGGCTACCGTCGTACTGGCACAACTTCCATGGGCTTGATCTCCGGACTGCCGGTGTCGTCACCGCGCTTGCGTTTACGCTCTCATCGCCGCTGTTTCGCGCAAGCGGAGGTGCGATCAGCGACCGATTCGGCGGCGAGATCACAACAATTGGGAGTTTCGTGCTGGTCGTCTGTTCGACGGTCGTGTTGATATTCGTCTCACATCTCCACCTCGCAATCGCTGCGACGGTCGTCCTCGGCGCCGGCATGGGAATCGCCAGTGCAGCAATCTATCAGTTGCTGCCTCGATACGTCCCCGAAGCAGTCGGCGGTGCGTCTGGCCTCGTGGGCGGACTCGGCGGCTTTGGCGGCTTCGTCGTCCCACCGATCCTCGGCCTGTTCGTCGACGTTCAGGGTGTCTCGGGCTACGCAACTGGTTTCGTCGTCTACCTCCTACTCGGTCTCCTCGCGCTTATCATCGCGGGCTCGCTGTATCGTTCAAGCGAGACGGCGGCCCCGTCACAGACGCCGGCACCTGCTGACGATTGA